A genome region from Lutra lutra chromosome 11, mLutLut1.2, whole genome shotgun sequence includes the following:
- the GNG11 gene encoding guanine nucleotide-binding protein G(I)/G(S)/G(O) subunit gamma-11 — translation MPALHIEDLPEKEKLKMEVEQLRKEVKLQRQQVSKCSEEIKNYIEERSGEDPLVKGIPEDKNPFKEKGSCIIS, via the exons ATGCCGGCCCTTCACATCGAAGATTTgccagaaaaggaaaagctgaagaTGGAAGTTGAGCAACTTCGCAAAGAAGTAAAGTTGCAGAGGCAACAG gtatcTAAATGTTCTGAGGAAATCAAGAACTACATTGAAGAACGTTCTGGAGAGGATCCTTTGGTGAAAGGAATTCCAGAAGACAAGAATCCTTTTAAAGAGAAAGGCAGCtgtattatttcataa